A stretch of the Luteimonas sp. JM171 genome encodes the following:
- a CDS encoding cold-shock protein: MSDRQTGTVKWFNDAKGFGFITPENGQDVFVHFRSIQGTGFKSLQEGQQVSFKVVQGQKGLQADEVQPL; the protein is encoded by the coding sequence ATGTCTGATCGTCAGACCGGTACCGTCAAGTGGTTCAACGACGCCAAGGGCTTCGGCTTCATCACCCCTGAGAACGGCCAGGACGTGTTCGTCCACTTCCGTTCCATCCAGGGCACCGGCTTCAAGTCGCTGCAGGAAGGCCAGCAGGTCTCCTTCAAGGTGGTGCAGGGCCAGAAGGGCCTGCAGGCGGACGAAGTCCAGCCGCTGTAA
- a CDS encoding rhomboid family intramembrane serine protease — protein MESIVTLTIIGVTVFVSWRAFNDQALMARLILWPPAIARQRQYERLLTHGFIHADWMHLLFNMITLFFFGRVMEAFFSQRIGPFGFLAFYLSAIVVAILPTWLRHQQDPHYRSLGASGGVAAVLFAFVLLAPWERLYIVPIPIGIPAFVFAGFYIGYSIWMDRQGGDNVNHSAHLWGAAYGMLFTVLLEPRVAAAFLQQLLNP, from the coding sequence ATGGAATCGATCGTCACCCTGACCATCATCGGCGTCACCGTGTTCGTGTCGTGGCGCGCGTTCAACGACCAGGCGCTGATGGCGCGGCTGATCCTGTGGCCGCCGGCGATCGCGCGCCAGCGCCAGTACGAGCGGCTGCTCACGCACGGTTTCATCCACGCCGACTGGATGCACCTGCTGTTCAACATGATCACCCTGTTCTTCTTTGGGCGGGTGATGGAAGCCTTCTTTTCGCAGCGGATCGGACCGTTCGGCTTCCTGGCGTTCTACCTGTCGGCGATCGTGGTCGCGATCCTGCCCACCTGGCTGCGCCACCAGCAGGATCCGCACTACCGGAGCCTGGGCGCATCAGGCGGCGTGGCGGCGGTGCTGTTTGCTTTCGTGCTGCTGGCGCCATGGGAGCGCCTGTACATCGTGCCGATCCCCATCGGCATCCCTGCGTTCGTGTTCGCGGGCTTCTACATCGGCTACAGCATCTGGATGGACCGGCAGGGCGGGGACAACGTCAACCACAGCGCGCACCTGTGGGGTGCGGCCTACGGCATGCTTTTCACGGTGCTGCTCGAACCGCGGGTGGCCGCCGCCTTCCTCCAGCAGCTGCTCAACCCCTGA
- a CDS encoding M14 family metallopeptidase, which produces MSPATRSTVLLTLLLLALSPWPGTSAASPSHALTTHAERTGFTRTGRYAEVAAMCEAFARAYPDTVRCFDFGTSPEGRPMKALAISQAGALEPTQARTRKLPVVLVQGGIHPGEADGKDAGFLALRQVLEGKAAAGALDRLVWLLVPVFNVDGHERFEPWNRPNQRGPEESGWRATAQNLNLNRDYAKADSPEMQAMLQLVNAWDPLLQVDLHATNGAQFEHDIAVQVEPLHAGDEALREVGRTLRDGVMADLAAQGSLPLPFYPSLAEYDNPGSGFVDGVYPPRFSTGYFLLRNRLSMLVETHSWKPYAERVRTTRNTIVSVLEHVARHGEAWLAAAAAADERALALGGQEVPLDYEATDRARTIDFRGYAWTRTPSDISGALATRYDETTPQLWRVPLRDEVVPARSERAPLGGYVVPTAHASWMAAHLRLHGLQFTTLAEAMPGAEVETFRASSWTPAAASLEGRQRMALEGGWSPEQRDIPAGSLFVPIAQPSARLVVALMEPLAPDSHAAWGRFNAHFERKEYMEAYVAEAVAREMLAADPGLEATFRKKLGDDPEFADSPRARLDFFYRRHPAWDERLGLYPVYRAHWTP; this is translated from the coding sequence ATGTCCCCAGCCACCCGCAGCACCGTCCTCCTGACCCTCCTCCTGCTGGCGCTCTCACCCTGGCCGGGTACATCCGCCGCTTCGCCCTCCCATGCGCTCACCACCCACGCCGAGCGCACCGGCTTCACCCGGACCGGGCGCTACGCGGAGGTGGCCGCGATGTGCGAGGCGTTCGCCCGCGCGTATCCCGACACGGTGCGCTGTTTCGACTTCGGCACCAGCCCCGAGGGCCGGCCCATGAAGGCGCTGGCCATCAGCCAGGCAGGCGCGCTGGAGCCGACGCAGGCTCGCACGCGGAAGCTGCCGGTCGTGCTAGTCCAGGGCGGGATCCACCCTGGCGAGGCCGATGGCAAGGACGCGGGTTTCCTGGCCCTGCGCCAGGTGTTGGAGGGCAAGGCGGCAGCGGGCGCGCTGGACAGGCTGGTGTGGCTGCTCGTCCCGGTCTTCAACGTCGACGGCCACGAACGCTTCGAGCCCTGGAACCGCCCCAACCAGCGCGGCCCGGAAGAATCCGGGTGGCGCGCCACCGCCCAGAACCTCAATCTGAACCGGGACTACGCCAAGGCGGACTCGCCAGAAATGCAGGCCATGCTGCAGTTGGTCAACGCCTGGGATCCCCTGTTGCAGGTGGACCTGCATGCCACCAATGGCGCCCAGTTCGAGCACGACATCGCCGTGCAGGTGGAGCCGCTGCACGCGGGTGACGAGGCGCTGCGCGAGGTCGGCCGGACCCTGCGCGATGGGGTCATGGCCGACCTCGCCGCCCAGGGTTCGCTGCCGCTGCCGTTCTATCCCTCGCTCGCCGAATACGACAATCCCGGGTCCGGCTTCGTTGATGGCGTGTATCCGCCGCGCTTCTCCACCGGCTACTTCCTGCTGCGCAACCGGCTGTCGATGCTGGTGGAAACGCATTCCTGGAAGCCGTATGCCGAGCGCGTGCGCACCACCCGCAACACCATCGTCTCGGTGCTTGAACATGTGGCGCGCCACGGCGAAGCGTGGCTCGCGGCTGCCGCCGCGGCGGATGAGCGAGCGCTCGCGCTCGGGGGCCAGGAGGTGCCGCTTGATTACGAAGCCACCGACCGGGCCCGCACCATCGACTTCCGCGGCTACGCCTGGACGCGCACCCCCTCCGATATCTCCGGCGCCCTGGCGACCCGTTACGACGAGACCACCCCCCAGCTCTGGCGGGTGCCGCTGCGCGACGAGGTGGTGCCTGCGCGCAGCGAGCGCGCGCCGCTGGGCGGCTATGTGGTGCCCACCGCGCATGCCTCGTGGATGGCGGCCCACCTGCGGTTGCACGGCCTGCAGTTCACGACCCTGGCCGAGGCCATGCCTGGTGCGGAAGTGGAAACCTTCCGCGCTTCGTCCTGGACGCCCGCCGCGGCGTCCCTGGAGGGAAGGCAGCGGATGGCATTGGAGGGTGGATGGTCGCCAGAGCAGCGGGACATTCCTGCCGGCAGCCTGTTCGTGCCGATCGCGCAGCCGTCGGCGCGCCTGGTGGTTGCGCTGATGGAGCCCCTGGCACCGGACTCGCATGCCGCCTGGGGCCGCTTCAACGCCCACTTCGAGCGCAAGGAATACATGGAGGCCTATGTCGCCGAAGCCGTCGCCCGGGAAATGCTTGCCGCCGATCCCGGGCTGGAGGCCACCTTCCGGAAAAAGCTGGGCGACGACCCGGAATTCGCGGACAGCCCACGTGCGCGCCTGGACTTCTTCTACCGCCGTCACCCGGCCTGGGACGAACGCCTGGGCCTGTACCCGGTCTATCGCGCGCACTGGACTCCCTGA
- a CDS encoding MliC family protein, with protein sequence METPGTTLPIRFIPATVLVAALAACQPETPAVQQPAAAAGVPSVVALFDGLGPGERINFQCSELVLGAAPAADGEAVLLTYSGQRLELPRTESASGTRYADGQGNELMVKNDQSAVLLLAGDSRRECVRSDRPSPWDRAADNGVAYRAIGQEPGWLVEVTEAATGDGASLTAHLDYGQQLVEVLELERSGDSFSGSTATGTRVELAVEQQQCADAMSGERFPTSATLTVGGEEYAGCGAWLAAE encoded by the coding sequence ATGGAGACTCCAGGTACGACCCTCCCGATCCGGTTCATCCCGGCCACTGTCCTGGTCGCCGCGCTGGCGGCGTGCCAGCCGGAGACGCCAGCCGTGCAGCAGCCGGCTGCGGCTGCGGGCGTTCCATCCGTCGTCGCGCTGTTCGATGGACTGGGCCCGGGCGAGCGCATCAATTTCCAGTGCAGTGAGCTGGTGCTGGGGGCGGCACCCGCCGCCGACGGCGAAGCGGTGCTGCTGACCTACTCCGGCCAGCGGCTTGAACTGCCGCGCACTGAGTCGGCCTCGGGCACCCGCTATGCCGACGGCCAGGGCAACGAGCTGATGGTCAAGAACGACCAGAGCGCGGTGCTGCTGCTGGCCGGCGACTCGCGCCGGGAGTGCGTGCGCAGCGACCGTCCGTCGCCCTGGGACCGCGCCGCGGACAACGGCGTCGCCTACCGCGCCATCGGCCAGGAGCCGGGGTGGCTGGTGGAAGTGACCGAAGCCGCCACCGGCGATGGCGCTTCCCTGACGGCGCACCTCGATTACGGCCAGCAGCTGGTCGAGGTGCTGGAACTGGAGCGCAGCGGCGACAGTTTCAGCGGCAGCACTGCCACCGGCACCCGGGTGGAGTTGGCCGTCGAGCAGCAGCAGTGCGCTGACGCAATGAGCGGCGAACGCTTCCCCACCTCGGCGACCCTCACCGTGGGCGGCGAGGAGTATGCGGGCTGTGGCGCGTGGCTCGCGGCTGAGTGA
- a CDS encoding ATP-binding cassette domain-containing protein, with amino-acid sequence MSLITLEGVDVSVGGPLLLEQVGLSIGAGERVALIGRNGAGKSTLLRVMSGELAPDDGQVRLADGARVARLEQEVPAGAEGSVFDVAAAGAGEIGAVLAEYHRLAHADPVDTDALAAAQARIEAAGGWTLDQRVQATLDRLGLDGEAQFTRLSGGLKRRVLLARALVSEPDVLLLDEPTNHLDIAAIHWLEEFLRAWPGALVFVTHDRRFLRSLATRIIEIDRGQATDWPGDWDNYVRRREERLNAEAQQNARFDKLLAQEEAWIRQGIKARRTRDEGRVRRLQAMRAERAARRAQTGNVRMQAAQGEASGKKVVELDGVSFAYGERQLVRDFSTTIMRGDRIGLIGPNGSGKTTLLRLLLGELEPQQGTVRIGTRLQVAYFDQYRDSLREDWNALENVAEGREYVEINGARKHAIGYLQDFLFTPERARAPITRLSGGERNRLLLAKLFAQPSNLLVLDEPTNDLDVETLELLEELLADYPGTLLLVSHDRDFLDNVVTSVLAMEGGGRVGEYVGGYSDWLRQGDAAWLRAEPDARPAPARQAKKAEPPAAAAAPAPTRRKLGYREARELEQLPATIESLEARVAELTSAMSDPEFFRQPADAVTAHNSELAETQARLDQAYARWEALESASGG; translated from the coding sequence ATGTCCCTGATCACCCTGGAAGGCGTCGACGTCAGTGTCGGCGGACCGCTGCTGCTCGAACAGGTGGGCCTGTCGATCGGCGCGGGCGAACGCGTTGCCCTGATCGGCCGCAACGGTGCCGGAAAATCCACCCTGCTGCGGGTGATGTCCGGTGAGCTGGCGCCCGACGACGGCCAGGTGCGCCTTGCCGACGGCGCCCGCGTTGCGCGCCTTGAGCAGGAGGTCCCTGCCGGGGCGGAGGGCAGCGTGTTCGACGTGGCGGCGGCCGGCGCCGGCGAGATCGGCGCGGTCCTGGCCGAGTACCACCGCCTGGCGCACGCGGACCCGGTGGATACCGATGCGCTTGCGGCGGCGCAGGCGCGGATCGAGGCGGCCGGCGGCTGGACCCTGGACCAGCGGGTGCAGGCCACCCTCGACCGGCTGGGCCTGGACGGGGAGGCGCAGTTCACCCGGCTGTCGGGCGGGCTGAAGCGGCGCGTGCTGCTGGCCCGGGCGCTGGTGTCGGAACCGGACGTGCTGCTGCTGGACGAGCCCACCAACCACCTGGACATCGCCGCCATCCACTGGCTGGAAGAATTCCTGCGGGCCTGGCCCGGGGCCCTGGTCTTCGTCACCCACGACCGCCGGTTCCTGCGCTCGCTGGCCACCCGCATCATCGAGATCGACCGCGGGCAGGCCACCGACTGGCCCGGCGACTGGGACAACTACGTGCGCCGGCGCGAAGAGCGGCTCAATGCCGAGGCGCAGCAGAATGCGCGCTTCGACAAGCTGCTGGCGCAGGAGGAGGCGTGGATCCGCCAGGGCATCAAGGCCCGACGCACCCGCGACGAGGGCCGTGTGCGCAGGCTCCAGGCCATGCGCGCCGAGCGCGCCGCGCGCCGGGCGCAGACCGGCAACGTGCGCATGCAGGCCGCGCAGGGCGAGGCGTCGGGCAAGAAGGTCGTCGAACTGGACGGCGTGTCCTTTGCCTATGGCGAGCGCCAGCTCGTCCGCGATTTCTCCACCACGATCATGCGCGGCGACCGGATCGGGCTGATCGGCCCCAACGGCAGCGGCAAGACCACCCTGCTGCGGCTGCTGCTGGGCGAGCTTGAACCGCAGCAGGGCACGGTGCGCATCGGCACCCGCCTGCAGGTCGCGTACTTCGACCAGTACCGCGACAGCCTGCGCGAGGACTGGAACGCGCTGGAGAACGTGGCCGAGGGCCGCGAGTACGTGGAGATCAACGGCGCGCGCAAGCACGCCATCGGCTACCTGCAGGATTTCCTGTTCACGCCCGAGCGCGCGCGGGCGCCGATCACCCGGCTGTCGGGCGGCGAGCGCAACCGCCTGCTGCTGGCCAAGCTGTTCGCCCAGCCGTCCAACCTGCTGGTGCTCGACGAACCCACCAACGACCTGGACGTGGAAACGCTGGAGCTGCTGGAGGAGCTGCTGGCCGACTATCCGGGCACCCTGCTGCTGGTCAGCCACGACCGCGACTTCCTCGACAACGTGGTGACCTCGGTGCTGGCGATGGAAGGCGGGGGCCGGGTGGGCGAGTACGTGGGCGGCTACAGCGACTGGCTGCGGCAGGGCGATGCCGCCTGGCTGCGCGCCGAGCCCGACGCCCGGCCCGCGCCCGCACGGCAGGCGAAAAAGGCCGAGCCGCCCGCGGCCGCCGCTGCCCCGGCGCCCACGCGCAGGAAGCTCGGCTATCGCGAAGCCCGCGAACTCGAGCAGCTTCCAGCCACGATCGAATCACTCGAGGCGCGTGTAGCGGAACTCACCAGCGCCATGTCCGACCCGGAGTTCTTCCGCCAGCCGGCGGATGCGGTCACCGCCCACAACAGCGAGCTGGCCGAGACGCAGGCGCGCCTCGACCAGGCCTACGCGCGCTGGGAAGCGCTGGAGAGCGCCTCGGGAGGCTGA
- the safA gene encoding SafA/ExsA family spore coat assembly protein, with translation MAISPVSNNPAISLPPDTRAHSVVHGDTLWAIAAQNGVSLQALIQANPQVLNPDLIYPGDQIQIPGGDAGGGHDASPMTLASQAAATGAIDAAGAAGGVTGDQLLQIVPTLDPAQAPAIAQNLNVAMAEANITTPQQQAMFIAQLAHESGGFRYMEEIASGAAYEGRADLGNTQPGDGVRYKGRGYIQVTGRHNYTEAGNALGLDLVNNPQLAAQPENAARIAAWYWTSRDINSAADRGDFLQVTKLINGGTNGLADRQAYYARAQAALS, from the coding sequence ATGGCCATTTCCCCCGTCAGCAACAATCCCGCGATCAGCCTGCCCCCCGACACCCGGGCCCACAGCGTCGTGCACGGCGACACGCTCTGGGCCATCGCCGCCCAGAATGGCGTGTCGCTGCAGGCCCTGATCCAGGCCAACCCCCAGGTGCTCAATCCGGACCTGATCTACCCCGGCGACCAGATCCAGATCCCGGGCGGCGATGCCGGTGGTGGCCATGACGCATCGCCCATGACCCTGGCCTCGCAAGCAGCGGCCACCGGCGCCATCGACGCAGCCGGCGCGGCCGGCGGCGTCACCGGCGACCAGCTGCTGCAGATCGTGCCCACGCTGGATCCCGCCCAGGCGCCCGCGATCGCCCAGAACCTCAACGTGGCCATGGCCGAAGCCAACATCACCACGCCCCAGCAGCAGGCCATGTTCATTGCCCAGCTGGCGCACGAGAGCGGCGGCTTCCGCTATATGGAGGAGATCGCCAGCGGCGCCGCGTACGAGGGCCGCGCCGACCTGGGCAACACCCAGCCCGGCGACGGCGTGCGCTACAAGGGCCGTGGCTATATCCAGGTCACCGGGCGCCACAACTACACAGAGGCCGGCAATGCGCTTGGATTGGATCTGGTGAACAATCCGCAGCTGGCCGCGCAGCCGGAGAACGCCGCGCGCATCGCCGCCTGGTACTGGACCAGCCGCGACATCAATTCCGCGGCCGACCGCGGGGATTTCCTCCAGGTGACGAAGCTGATCAACGGCGGCACCAACGGGCTGGCCGATCGCCAGGCCTACTACGCCCGTGCCCAGGCGGCGCTGTCCTGA
- a CDS encoding YdiU family protein: protein MQKLEFDNAFLRELPGDPEEGPRLRQVHDAAWSRVAPTPVRAPRLVAHSPEMADALGFSEADVASPEFVAVFAGNALLPGMDPYAANYGGHQFGHWAGQLGDGRAITLGETINAAGERWELQLKGAGKTPYSRMADGRAVLRSSIREFVCSEAMHHLGVPTTRALSLVATGEAVERDMFYDGNPRDEPGAVVCRVAPSFIRFGTFELPYSRNETGLLRALVDFCIRRDFPHLRGEGETLYGDWFTEVCERTAVLVAHWMRVGFVHGVLNTDNMSILGLTIDYGPYGWLEDFNPDWTPNTTDAQGRRYRFGWQPRVGQWNLSRLAHAISPLFGDAAPLQAALDRYAEVFNRTDCDMHARKLGLSQWRVDGDDDLLTALRTLLLDGEVDMTLFFRALGSLDPEAPSMRGLEHAFYDPAKLAHTRPAFNDWLERYAARLRDDPLPAGNRREMMDAANPLYVPRNWLLQQAIDRAEAGDDGGVHELMEVFREPYRERPGLERYAARRPEWARERAGCSMLSCSS from the coding sequence ATGCAAAAGCTCGAATTCGACAATGCGTTCCTGCGCGAGCTCCCGGGGGATCCCGAGGAAGGCCCGCGCCTGCGCCAGGTGCATGACGCGGCCTGGTCGCGGGTCGCGCCGACGCCCGTGCGCGCACCAAGGCTCGTGGCGCATTCCCCGGAGATGGCGGACGCGCTCGGCTTCAGCGAGGCGGACGTGGCCTCGCCGGAGTTTGTCGCCGTGTTCGCCGGCAACGCCCTGCTTCCCGGGATGGATCCGTACGCGGCCAACTATGGCGGCCATCAGTTCGGGCACTGGGCCGGGCAGCTTGGCGACGGGCGCGCGATCACGCTGGGCGAGACCATCAACGCGGCAGGCGAACGCTGGGAGCTGCAGCTCAAGGGCGCTGGGAAAACGCCGTACTCGCGGATGGCCGACGGCCGGGCCGTGCTGCGCTCGTCGATCCGCGAGTTCGTCTGCAGCGAGGCCATGCATCACCTGGGCGTGCCCACCACGCGGGCGCTGAGCCTGGTGGCGACCGGCGAAGCGGTGGAACGCGACATGTTCTATGACGGCAACCCGCGCGATGAGCCCGGCGCGGTGGTGTGCCGCGTGGCGCCTTCGTTCATCCGCTTCGGCACCTTCGAGTTGCCGTATTCGCGCAACGAGACCGGCCTTCTGCGGGCGCTCGTGGATTTCTGCATCCGCCGGGATTTCCCGCACCTTCGCGGGGAAGGCGAGACGCTTTACGGGGACTGGTTCACCGAAGTCTGCGAGCGGACCGCGGTGCTGGTGGCGCACTGGATGCGGGTGGGCTTCGTCCACGGCGTGCTCAACACGGACAACATGTCGATCCTCGGGCTGACGATCGATTACGGGCCGTACGGCTGGCTGGAGGACTTCAATCCGGACTGGACGCCCAACACCACCGACGCGCAGGGGCGCCGCTATCGCTTTGGCTGGCAGCCGAGGGTGGGGCAATGGAACCTGTCGCGCCTGGCCCATGCCATTTCGCCGCTGTTTGGCGACGCGGCGCCGCTGCAGGCAGCGTTGGACCGCTACGCCGAGGTGTTCAACCGGACCGACTGCGACATGCATGCGCGCAAGCTCGGCCTTTCACAGTGGCGCGTCGACGGGGACGATGACCTCCTGACGGCGCTGCGCACCCTGCTGCTGGACGGCGAGGTGGACATGACCCTGTTCTTCCGCGCCCTTGGATCGCTGGATCCCGAGGCGCCGTCGATGCGCGGCCTGGAGCACGCCTTCTATGATCCTGCGAAGCTGGCGCACACCCGCCCGGCGTTCAACGATTGGCTTGAGCGCTACGCAGCCCGGCTCCGGGATGATCCGCTGCCCGCCGGGAACCGCCGCGAAATGATGGACGCGGCCAATCCGCTGTACGTGCCGCGCAACTGGCTGCTCCAGCAGGCCATTGACCGCGCCGAGGCGGGCGACGACGGCGGCGTGCACGAGCTGATGGAGGTGTTCCGCGAACCGTACCGGGAGCGACCGGGGCTGGAGCGTTATGCCGCGCGCAGGCCGGAGTGGGCGCGGGAGCGCGCGGGCTGCTCGATGCTGTCGTGCAGTTCCTGA
- a CDS encoding DEAD/DEAH box helicase, with amino-acid sequence MSADTPRFSDLDLPEPLMRALADVGYESPSPIQAATIPPLLEGRDVLGQAQTGTGKTAAFALPILAQLDPRAGKPQALVLAPTRELAIQVAEAFQTYSRHLPGFQVLPVYGGQGYGQQLSALRRGVHVVVGTPGRVIDHLERGTLDLSELRCLVLDEADEMLRMGFIDDVEAVLKKTPETRQVALFSATMPPQIRRIAQTYLKDPVEVSIKATTTTATRIRQRYWMVSGVHKLDALTRILEAEPFDAMIVFARTKLGTEELADKLAARGLSAAAINGDIEQKQRERIIAQLKDGRIDVLVATDVAARGLDVERISHVLNYDIPYDTESYVHRIGRTGRAGRSGEAILFVTPRERGMLRAIERATRQPIEQMELPSVEAVNERRVAKFMDRIGSGLQADDLGQYRELVERYEREHDVPAIEIAAALARQLQGHTPLFLEAPRERPKPARFEQRPRATERAPRKARPAPAGGAAREPEIGMETFRLEVGHAHGVQPGNIVGAIANEADLESRYIGRIDIRDDYSLVDLPEGMPREILEHLKKVRVGGQELRMRRADAADTGAPPRGKRPFQRKPHRGKPAHPRKPVGRPRS; translated from the coding sequence ATGAGCGCTGACACCCCCCGTTTTTCCGACCTCGACCTGCCAGAGCCGCTGATGCGGGCCCTGGCCGACGTCGGCTATGAATCCCCCTCGCCGATCCAGGCCGCCACCATCCCGCCACTGCTGGAAGGCCGCGACGTGCTGGGCCAGGCCCAGACCGGCACCGGCAAGACCGCCGCGTTCGCGCTGCCGATCCTGGCCCAGCTGGACCCGCGCGCGGGCAAGCCCCAGGCGCTGGTGCTGGCGCCCACGCGCGAACTGGCGATCCAGGTCGCCGAGGCCTTCCAGACCTACTCACGCCACCTGCCCGGTTTCCAGGTGCTGCCGGTGTACGGTGGCCAGGGCTACGGCCAGCAGCTCTCGGCGCTGCGCCGCGGCGTGCACGTGGTGGTCGGCACCCCGGGCCGGGTAATCGATCACCTTGAACGCGGCACGCTCGACCTGTCCGAACTGCGCTGCCTGGTGCTGGACGAGGCCGACGAGATGCTGCGCATGGGCTTCATCGACGACGTCGAGGCGGTGCTGAAGAAGACCCCCGAGACCCGCCAGGTTGCGCTGTTCTCGGCCACCATGCCGCCGCAGATCCGGCGCATCGCCCAGACCTACCTGAAGGATCCCGTGGAGGTCTCGATCAAGGCCACCACGACCACCGCCACCCGCATCCGCCAGCGCTACTGGATGGTCAGCGGCGTCCACAAGCTCGACGCGCTGACCCGGATCCTGGAGGCCGAGCCCTTCGACGCGATGATCGTGTTCGCCCGCACCAAGCTGGGCACCGAGGAGCTGGCCGACAAGCTGGCCGCGCGCGGGCTGTCGGCGGCGGCAATCAACGGCGACATCGAGCAGAAGCAGCGCGAGCGCATCATCGCCCAGCTCAAGGACGGGCGCATCGACGTGCTGGTGGCCACCGACGTTGCCGCGCGCGGGCTGGACGTGGAGCGGATCAGCCACGTGCTCAATTACGACATCCCCTACGACACCGAAAGCTACGTGCACCGGATCGGCCGCACCGGCCGCGCGGGGCGCAGCGGCGAGGCGATCCTGTTCGTCACGCCACGCGAGCGCGGCATGCTGCGCGCGATCGAACGGGCCACCCGGCAGCCGATCGAGCAGATGGAGTTGCCCAGCGTTGAAGCCGTCAACGAGCGCCGGGTGGCGAAGTTCATGGACCGCATCGGCAGCGGCCTGCAGGCCGACGACCTGGGCCAGTACCGCGAGCTGGTGGAACGCTACGAGCGCGAGCACGACGTGCCGGCAATCGAGATCGCGGCGGCGCTCGCCCGCCAGCTGCAGGGCCATACCCCGCTGTTCCTCGAGGCGCCCAGGGAGCGCCCGAAGCCGGCCCGGTTCGAACAGCGCCCCCGCGCCACGGAGCGGGCGCCGCGCAAGGCGCGTCCGGCGCCGGCGGGCGGTGCTGCACGCGAGCCGGAAATCGGGATGGAGACGTTCCGGCTGGAAGTCGGCCATGCGCACGGCGTCCAGCCGGGCAACATCGTGGGCGCCATCGCCAACGAGGCGGACCTGGAGAGCCGCTACATCGGGCGCATCGACATCCGCGACGACTACAGCCTGGTGGACCTGCCCGAAGGCATGCCGCGCGAGATCCTGGAACACCTGAAGAAGGTACGCGTGGGAGGCCAGGAGCTGCGCATGCGCCGCGCCGACGCCGCCGACACCGGCGCGCCGCCCCGCGGCAAGCGTCCGTTCCAGCGCAAGCCGCACCGCGGCAAGCCGGCGCACCCGCGCAAGCCGGTGGGCCGGCCGCGCAGCTAG
- a CDS encoding glycosyltransferase, which yields MLSIVIPAHDEAPLIGATLDAIAAATAWLGDRVEVIVVDDASSDGTAEIARARGARVVQVAVRQIAAARNAGAAAARGNQLLFVDADTLANEPVVRALMAAMDRGAAGGGVAVRFHRPMPLHMRLFESVSIVLFRWFGITPGCFLFCTREAFEAVGGFDEQLYVTEDVALGRALRRAGPVAILREEVWTSPRKMHTFSIGEKLRAVVPFVLSPRRTSRERDRLDLWYGSRRHHPDDEPPG from the coding sequence ATGCTTTCCATCGTCATCCCTGCCCATGACGAGGCACCGCTGATCGGTGCGACGCTGGATGCGATCGCCGCTGCCACTGCCTGGCTGGGCGACCGGGTCGAGGTCATCGTGGTGGATGACGCATCCAGCGACGGCACCGCGGAAATTGCCCGCGCCCGCGGCGCGCGCGTGGTTCAGGTCGCCGTGCGCCAGATCGCCGCTGCCCGCAATGCCGGCGCCGCCGCGGCGCGTGGCAACCAGTTGCTGTTCGTGGATGCGGATACCCTGGCCAATGAGCCGGTGGTCAGGGCCCTGATGGCGGCGATGGACCGGGGCGCGGCGGGCGGCGGCGTGGCGGTGCGCTTCCATCGGCCGATGCCGCTGCACATGCGCCTCTTCGAATCCGTCTCGATCGTGCTGTTCCGGTGGTTCGGCATCACCCCCGGGTGCTTCCTGTTCTGTACCCGCGAGGCGTTCGAGGCGGTGGGCGGCTTCGACGAGCAGCTGTACGTCACCGAAGACGTGGCCCTTGGGCGAGCGCTGCGCCGCGCCGGACCGGTGGCGATCCTGCGCGAGGAGGTCTGGACCTCGCCGCGCAAGATGCACACGTTCTCCATCGGGGAAAAACTGCGCGCCGTGGTCCCGTTCGTGCTTTCGCCACGACGCACTTCGCGCGAGCGCGACCGCCTCGACCTCTGGTACGGCTCGCGCCGCCACCATCCAGACGACGAGCCACCCGGCTAG